In the genome of Longimicrobium sp., one region contains:
- a CDS encoding DUF3761 domain-containing protein, whose protein sequence is MEENISPRPIQNVNVHGTGHTIIVAGRDAQVTFPPTPAPQPDHTPSTGAGSMPGNAATSKRRWSRASGGKLSASTLVAVALLSALAFSSSHGTTSPPTNTVWPEGKTALCKDGRFSESHTRSGTCSSHGGVVEWRLPASNPVWQHPAAAGERLATRT, encoded by the coding sequence ATGGAAGAGAACATTTCGCCGCGTCCGATTCAGAACGTGAACGTGCACGGCACCGGGCACACGATCATCGTAGCAGGCCGCGACGCGCAGGTGACGTTCCCGCCGACTCCAGCGCCGCAGCCCGATCACACGCCGAGTACTGGAGCGGGGAGCATGCCGGGAAATGCCGCCACATCGAAGCGGCGCTGGAGCCGGGCTTCCGGTGGCAAGCTGTCGGCCAGCACGCTCGTCGCCGTCGCGCTGCTCTCGGCGCTCGCCTTCTCTTCATCACACGGAACAACTTCTCCCCCGACGAACACCGTCTGGCCCGAAGGGAAGACGGCCCTGTGCAAGGACGGCCGGTTCTCGGAGAGCCATACGCGTTCGGGCACCTGCTCCAGCCACGGCGGTGTGGTGGAGTGGCGGCTCCCAGCCTCGAATCCGGTCTGGCAGCACCCGGCGGCGGCCGGCGAACGGCTCGCGACGCGCACCTGA
- a CDS encoding beta-propeller domain-containing protein, translating to MRAIPLFALAAVCAASLGSAGCATGGLPGQHGRTLRPFRSDAEFASFVRQLAAAYEPPPPPPPPPPPPPPPPAPPPPPTMPGAPPPPPPAPIVMDQVVTATGAAAARPDESITNVQHAGVDEGGIVKVHGDYLVILRRGRLFTVRIGGDALQPVSALDAFGPGLDPSGTWIDEMLVSGDQVVVIGYSYERGGTELGLFHLDEAGRLAWRATYQLRSEDYYSSRNFASRLVDGKLVMYSPVPVDPFETDDPFAGFPAVRRWGVADTTFHRTAPAARVYRPAGDVSFDDELVLHTVTVCDLLGEALDCRSTALFGPQGRVFYVSPRAVYVWATRELWNERDGELPPQSMLYRMPLDGSAPTGLRVSGGPVDQMSFLEGGDGYLNVLVEADASGEAMWRQEVPEGDLSLLRVPIASLGDGRRAAPVSAYRRLPTPGGNRALQNRYVGSWLMYGPGAGWAGAMKDTSMVYAVRWAGAGAVDSLRLPHGVDRIEAMGSGAVVVGSDGRDLHFSGVRLGGARATLADRYTRPNASQGETRTHGFFYRPDGDDVGVLGLPVAEAARPGYRQLDRGSASVLFLRNQAFRLRELGELAARDTSGADDGCKVSCVDWYGNARPIFLRGRVFALLGYELVEGREDDGRIHELRRVSFAPPPAAAGTR from the coding sequence ATGAGAGCGATCCCCCTGTTCGCGCTGGCCGCCGTGTGCGCCGCGTCGCTGGGCAGCGCCGGGTGCGCGACCGGCGGCCTCCCCGGCCAGCACGGCCGCACGCTGCGCCCGTTCCGCAGTGACGCCGAGTTCGCGAGCTTCGTCCGCCAGCTGGCCGCCGCGTACGAGCCTCCGCCGCCACCCCCACCTCCGCCCCCTCCTCCACCCCCGCCGCCCGCTCCCCCGCCCCCGCCCACCATGCCGGGCGCGCCACCGCCGCCTCCTCCGGCCCCGATCGTGATGGACCAGGTGGTCACGGCGACCGGTGCTGCCGCGGCGCGGCCGGACGAGTCGATCACCAACGTGCAGCACGCGGGGGTTGACGAGGGCGGCATCGTGAAGGTGCACGGCGACTACCTGGTGATCCTGCGCCGCGGACGCCTCTTCACCGTGCGCATCGGCGGCGACGCGCTGCAGCCGGTGAGCGCGCTGGACGCCTTCGGCCCCGGGCTGGACCCCAGCGGCACCTGGATCGACGAGATGCTGGTGTCGGGCGACCAGGTGGTGGTCATCGGCTACAGCTACGAGCGCGGCGGCACCGAGCTGGGCCTGTTCCACCTGGACGAGGCCGGGCGCCTCGCCTGGCGCGCCACCTACCAGCTCCGCTCCGAGGACTACTACTCGTCGCGCAACTTCGCCAGCCGGCTGGTGGACGGTAAGCTGGTGATGTACTCCCCCGTGCCCGTGGACCCGTTCGAGACCGACGACCCGTTCGCCGGCTTTCCCGCCGTGCGCCGCTGGGGCGTGGCCGACACCACCTTCCACCGCACCGCGCCGGCCGCGCGCGTCTACCGCCCCGCCGGCGACGTCTCGTTCGACGACGAGCTGGTGCTGCACACGGTGACGGTGTGCGACCTGCTGGGCGAGGCGCTGGACTGCCGCTCCACCGCGCTCTTCGGGCCCCAGGGGCGCGTGTTCTACGTGTCGCCGCGCGCGGTGTACGTGTGGGCCACGCGCGAGCTGTGGAACGAACGGGACGGCGAGCTGCCGCCGCAGTCCATGCTCTACCGCATGCCGCTGGACGGCTCGGCGCCCACGGGGCTGCGGGTGAGCGGCGGGCCCGTGGACCAGATGTCGTTCCTGGAGGGCGGCGACGGGTACCTGAACGTGCTGGTGGAGGCCGACGCGAGCGGCGAGGCGATGTGGCGGCAGGAGGTGCCCGAGGGCGATCTGTCGCTGCTGCGCGTGCCGATTGCCAGCCTGGGCGACGGACGCCGCGCGGCGCCGGTGTCGGCCTACCGCCGCCTTCCCACGCCCGGCGGCAACCGGGCGCTCCAGAACCGCTACGTGGGCAGCTGGCTGATGTACGGCCCGGGCGCCGGCTGGGCCGGGGCGATGAAGGACACGTCGATGGTGTACGCGGTGCGCTGGGCCGGCGCGGGCGCGGTCGACTCGCTGCGGCTGCCGCACGGCGTGGACCGCATCGAGGCGATGGGCTCGGGCGCGGTGGTGGTGGGCAGCGACGGGCGCGACCTGCACTTCAGCGGAGTGCGGCTGGGCGGCGCGCGGGCCACGCTGGCGGACCGCTACACTCGCCCGAACGCGTCGCAGGGCGAGACGCGCACGCACGGCTTCTTCTACCGGCCCGACGGCGACGACGTGGGGGTGCTGGGGTTGCCCGTGGCCGAGGCGGCGCGCCCCGGGTACCGCCAGCTGGACCGCGGCTCGGCGTCGGTGCTGTTCCTGCGCAACCAGGCGTTCCGCCTGCGCGAGCTGGGCGAGCTGGCCGCACGCGACACCTCGGGCGCGGACGACGGCTGCAAGGTCAGCTGCGTGGACTGGTACGGCAACGCGCGCCCCATCTTCCTGCGCGGCCGCGTCTTCGCGCTGCTGGGCTACGAGCTGGTGGAGGGAAGGGAAGACGACGGCCGTATCCACGAGCTGCGCCGCGTCAGCTTCGCCCCGCCGCCCGCCGCGGCGGGGACGCGCTGA
- a CDS encoding tetratricopeptide repeat protein, producing the protein MSGTACAARRESAREMEQAGRWSAAAEAYAAAFRHGAAERSPEAMVEAARGSARVRLAQGRLDEAEELAVLAGEMAALHGLERAGARALNVRGMIGFARHDLDGASGLYRHALERARAVHDDELVGHACQNLGVVANIRGDLHEARTLYLESIGASARTGDRTAALMAYHNLGVICTDMGEWLESELYFERGLELAERLGHVPMLARLSVGVAEPLIHLGELGQAGESLDRADRFARESDDREAAVAVLRFRGIVARLKGDTAAAGEYLEQALAESRAAGLELEQAQVLGGIAHLRYVEGRRAEACALLEAARDRFAALGARREPARLDPILAEWKASVLAPGPDPA; encoded by the coding sequence ATGAGCGGAACCGCATGCGCCGCGCGGCGGGAGAGCGCCCGCGAGATGGAGCAGGCCGGGCGGTGGAGCGCCGCCGCCGAGGCCTATGCCGCCGCGTTCCGCCACGGCGCCGCGGAGCGCTCGCCCGAGGCGATGGTGGAGGCCGCGCGGGGGAGCGCGCGGGTGCGCCTGGCGCAGGGCCGGCTGGACGAGGCCGAGGAGCTGGCGGTGCTGGCCGGCGAGATGGCCGCGCTGCATGGCCTGGAGCGCGCCGGGGCACGCGCGCTGAACGTGCGGGGGATGATCGGGTTCGCGCGCCACGACCTGGACGGCGCGAGCGGCCTGTACCGCCACGCGCTGGAGCGCGCCCGCGCGGTGCACGACGACGAGCTGGTGGGGCACGCCTGCCAGAATCTGGGCGTCGTGGCCAACATCCGCGGCGACCTGCACGAAGCGCGCACGCTGTACCTGGAGAGCATCGGCGCCAGCGCGCGCACGGGCGACCGGACCGCGGCGCTGATGGCCTACCACAACCTGGGCGTCATCTGCACCGACATGGGCGAGTGGCTGGAGTCCGAGCTCTACTTCGAGCGGGGGCTGGAGCTGGCCGAGCGGCTGGGGCACGTTCCCATGCTGGCGCGCCTCTCGGTGGGCGTGGCCGAGCCGCTCATCCACCTGGGCGAGCTGGGCCAGGCCGGCGAGTCGCTGGACCGGGCCGACCGCTTCGCCCGCGAGTCGGACGACCGCGAGGCCGCGGTGGCGGTGCTGCGCTTCCGGGGGATCGTGGCGCGGCTGAAGGGCGACACCGCGGCGGCCGGCGAGTACCTGGAGCAGGCGCTCGCCGAGTCCCGCGCGGCCGGCCTGGAGCTGGAGCAGGCCCAGGTGCTGGGCGGGATCGCCCACTTGCGGTACGTGGAGGGGCGCCGCGCCGAAGCCTGTGCCCTGCTCGAGGCGGCCCGCGACCGTTTCGCCGCCTTGGGCGCCCGCCGCGAGCCGGCCCGCCTGGACCCGATCCTGGCGGAGTGGAAAGCCTCCGTCCTCGCGCCCGGTCCCGATCCCGCCTGA
- a CDS encoding GAF domain-containing sensor histidine kinase, which produces MQYPAIALLACQQDDPASAFGALVEALRETLPLHCAAWVAGDPPAALTRFPPELELSSELCEMVAHARRAEVYPASVLCREISAAYPGAELLTLPVSDGRAAGGLMLAAPAGVFADPAEPWLVVGEALANVHARDRALRESRDECEALRQRAEEGEALDVLGLAANRTLDPEEVLTLVSRFTRTLLSADYVTVSTVDEGGVRLRSSVGLCTADGGVEDPLARLVIHTGKPLFVGGGQALPTRDFPLHVAEGMVEGLGVPLSVFGETFGALIVGHRTAYHVTRRDTRLAVTLARHAAVAISNAQLHRAVESRSQELEAAYERLRELSVVKERFFATMSHELRTPITAVKGYGDLLLDGIAGELPPQARRYVERSRTAALTLLGLINDLLDFAKIEAGKMEVELRPCPVADALEGALAAVEPQARAKGLQLRTLPPAPMPSPLADDKRLRQILTNLLSNAVKFTERGQVSLSAAWRPDGHPGPAPGGWVEIRVADTGRGIPPEHLDRVFAEFEQVPGSDGTGLGLPISRKLARLMGGDLTAESRCGAGSTFILRLPAAAAAISAPSRQPAALPC; this is translated from the coding sequence ATGCAGTACCCGGCCATCGCACTCCTCGCCTGCCAGCAGGACGACCCCGCCAGCGCCTTCGGCGCGCTGGTCGAAGCCCTCCGCGAAACCCTGCCGCTGCACTGCGCGGCCTGGGTGGCGGGCGACCCTCCCGCGGCACTCACGCGCTTCCCCCCCGAGCTGGAGCTCTCCAGCGAGCTGTGCGAGATGGTGGCGCACGCCCGCCGCGCCGAAGTCTACCCCGCCAGCGTGCTGTGCCGGGAGATCTCGGCCGCGTACCCCGGCGCGGAGCTCCTCACCCTTCCCGTTTCCGACGGCCGCGCGGCCGGCGGGCTGATGCTGGCCGCGCCCGCGGGCGTGTTCGCCGACCCCGCCGAGCCCTGGCTGGTGGTGGGCGAGGCGCTGGCGAACGTCCACGCCCGCGACCGCGCCCTGCGCGAGAGCCGCGACGAGTGCGAGGCGCTGCGGCAGCGCGCCGAGGAGGGCGAGGCGCTGGACGTGCTGGGGCTGGCCGCCAACCGCACGCTGGACCCGGAAGAGGTCCTGACGCTGGTCTCGCGGTTCACGCGCACCCTGCTGAGCGCCGACTACGTCACCGTGAGCACGGTGGACGAAGGCGGCGTCCGCCTGCGCTCGTCCGTCGGGCTGTGCACCGCGGACGGGGGCGTGGAGGACCCGCTCGCGCGGCTGGTCATCCACACCGGAAAGCCCCTGTTCGTGGGCGGCGGCCAGGCGCTTCCCACGCGCGACTTCCCGCTGCACGTGGCCGAGGGAATGGTCGAGGGGCTCGGCGTTCCGCTCTCGGTGTTCGGCGAGACCTTCGGCGCGCTGATCGTGGGGCACCGCACGGCCTACCACGTCACCCGCCGCGACACCCGCCTGGCGGTGACGCTCGCGCGGCACGCGGCCGTGGCCATCAGCAATGCCCAGCTGCACCGCGCCGTGGAGTCGCGCTCGCAGGAGCTGGAGGCCGCGTACGAGCGGCTGCGCGAGCTGTCGGTGGTGAAGGAGCGGTTCTTCGCCACCATGAGCCACGAGCTGCGCACGCCCATCACCGCGGTGAAGGGGTACGGCGACCTGCTCCTGGACGGCATCGCCGGCGAGCTGCCGCCGCAGGCGCGGCGCTACGTGGAGCGCTCCCGCACCGCCGCCCTCACCCTGCTGGGCCTGATCAACGACCTGCTGGACTTCGCCAAGATCGAGGCGGGGAAGATGGAGGTGGAGCTGCGGCCCTGCCCGGTGGCCGACGCGCTGGAGGGGGCGCTGGCCGCCGTCGAGCCCCAGGCGCGCGCCAAGGGGCTGCAACTCCGCACGCTGCCGCCGGCCCCGATGCCCTCGCCGCTGGCCGACGACAAGCGGCTGCGGCAGATCCTCACCAACCTCCTGTCCAACGCCGTGAAGTTCACCGAGCGGGGGCAGGTCTCGCTCTCCGCCGCCTGGCGGCCGGACGGGCACCCCGGACCCGCGCCCGGCGGCTGGGTGGAGATCCGCGTCGCGGACACCGGGCGGGGAATTCCCCCCGAGCACCTGGACCGCGTGTTCGCCGAGTTCGAGCAGGTTCCCGGGTCCGACGGCACCGGGCTGGGCCTTCCCATCTCCCGCAAGCTCGCCCGCCTCATGGGTGGCGACCTGACCGCCGAGAGCCGGTGCGGGGCCGGCTCCACCTTCATCCTGCGGCTCCCCGCCGCGGCCGCGGCAATCTCCGCTCCTTCCCGCCAGCCGGCGGCCCTGCCGTGCTGA
- a CDS encoding DinB family protein: MHPRIQQVLDLIDEQYQALRAAADAVPAGHREHQPAGGGWSVAQVIEHVSKVENVMAERVTQALAEARAGGVGPETETAPLDTSGHFARVADRSQKRVAPERAHPAPDARYDSARAALDAAHQRAVQAFAAGDGVALAQVEMAHPALGPLNLYQWGVSAAAHEARHAAQIREIAATLASPDEPAAAS, translated from the coding sequence ATGCATCCGCGCATCCAGCAGGTGCTGGACCTGATCGACGAGCAGTACCAGGCCCTGCGTGCCGCCGCCGACGCGGTGCCCGCCGGGCACCGCGAGCACCAGCCGGCCGGCGGGGGGTGGTCGGTGGCGCAGGTGATCGAGCACGTCTCGAAGGTGGAGAACGTGATGGCCGAGCGCGTCACGCAGGCGCTGGCCGAAGCGCGGGCGGGCGGCGTGGGCCCGGAGACGGAGACCGCGCCGCTGGACACCTCCGGGCACTTCGCGAGGGTGGCCGACCGGTCGCAGAAGCGCGTCGCCCCCGAGCGCGCCCACCCGGCGCCCGACGCGCGCTACGACAGCGCCCGTGCCGCGCTCGATGCGGCGCACCAGCGCGCGGTGCAGGCCTTCGCCGCGGGCGACGGGGTGGCGCTGGCGCAGGTGGAGATGGCGCACCCCGCGCTCGGCCCGCTGAACCTGTACCAGTGGGGCGTCTCCGCCGCCGCCCACGAAGCCCGCCACGCCGCCCAGATCCGCGAGATCGCCGCCACCCTCGCATCACCCGACGAGCCCGCGGCCGCGAGCTGA
- a CDS encoding right-handed parallel beta-helix repeat-containing protein, producing MANSSILADMPGTTETETGQFTEASLYDPGEAWVNVRDPDYGATYDGSGAMTNAAAVIQAAINDASAAGGGTVLVPAGTYTLTAWVYVKSRVTVQGMPGSLIQNNGGGFRNGSFVTAVAAGADYDIAIRGLTIQDVSPNPATPPSDDPGIISLKFADRVRISENRIYQTGNNTHLYGVKIYAALRDSWITGNHHTLVGDFVYMMAGANDNVEISHNTVRGRRDLSSIPNGISLWGGAKNIRVLSNDVRGIGDEGISVQDCSNVLVEANTVFDCDSSCIDVRGTNHNVTIAGNNVAYSNEGQGCIRVGAFVVNGSLGVPVGVSVTGNTVDATPSVSGGPGIRIEGAEDVCVSGNDVYGTTGTGSGIVVQSTYNTARNVVVSANTVRNLIVGIEIHGCRGCAVDNNVVSGCAGSGIRTYSTAPVRLDITHNKCSRNGRTAAFSSGIEVNVGDRVRIMGNRCWDDQATPTQAFAILVNSAVTNAQIVDNDVSQGGLLIAPWNHANAPVLVRDNRGYTTRARNSVTVPAGATTLSVAHGLNRDIESVNNVRITPRSNLGGLDYWVTDPTPGDGAFTINLSAAAPAGGASFSYEAWSDRMTAY from the coding sequence ATGGCAAATTCCTCGATTCTGGCGGACATGCCGGGCACCACGGAAACCGAGACCGGACAGTTCACCGAGGCCTCGCTGTACGACCCCGGCGAGGCCTGGGTCAACGTGCGCGACCCGGACTACGGGGCCACGTACGACGGGTCCGGCGCCATGACCAACGCGGCCGCGGTGATCCAGGCGGCCATCAACGACGCGAGCGCCGCCGGCGGCGGGACGGTCCTGGTTCCCGCCGGCACGTACACGCTCACCGCGTGGGTGTACGTGAAGAGCAGGGTGACCGTGCAGGGGATGCCGGGCTCGCTGATCCAGAACAACGGCGGCGGCTTCCGCAACGGCTCCTTCGTTACCGCCGTGGCCGCCGGGGCGGACTACGACATCGCCATCCGCGGCCTGACCATCCAGGACGTGAGCCCCAACCCCGCCACCCCTCCGTCCGACGATCCGGGGATCATCTCCCTGAAGTTCGCGGACCGGGTCCGCATCTCGGAAAACCGCATCTACCAGACCGGCAACAACACGCACCTGTACGGGGTGAAGATCTACGCGGCCCTGCGCGACAGCTGGATCACGGGGAACCATCACACGCTGGTGGGCGACTTCGTGTACATGATGGCGGGGGCCAACGACAACGTGGAGATCTCGCACAACACGGTGCGGGGCAGGCGCGACCTCAGCAGCATCCCCAACGGCATCAGCCTGTGGGGCGGGGCGAAGAACATCCGCGTGCTCAGCAACGACGTGCGCGGCATCGGCGACGAGGGGATCAGCGTGCAGGACTGCTCGAACGTGCTGGTGGAAGCCAACACGGTGTTCGACTGCGACAGCTCGTGCATCGACGTTCGCGGCACGAACCACAACGTGACCATCGCCGGCAACAACGTGGCGTACAGCAACGAAGGCCAGGGGTGCATCCGGGTGGGCGCGTTCGTGGTCAACGGCTCGCTCGGCGTGCCGGTGGGCGTGAGCGTGACCGGGAACACGGTGGACGCCACGCCCTCCGTCTCCGGCGGCCCGGGCATCCGCATCGAGGGTGCGGAGGACGTGTGCGTGAGCGGCAACGACGTGTACGGCACCACCGGCACGGGCTCGGGAATCGTGGTGCAGAGCACCTACAACACGGCCCGCAACGTGGTGGTATCGGCCAACACGGTGCGCAACCTGATCGTGGGGATCGAGATCCACGGCTGCCGCGGCTGTGCCGTGGACAACAACGTGGTGAGCGGCTGCGCGGGATCGGGGATCCGCACCTACAGCACGGCACCCGTCCGCCTCGACATCACCCACAACAAATGCTCGCGCAACGGGAGGACGGCGGCCTTCTCCAGCGGGATCGAGGTGAACGTGGGCGACCGCGTGCGGATCATGGGAAACCGGTGCTGGGACGACCAGGCCACTCCCACGCAGGCGTTCGCCATCCTCGTCAACAGCGCGGTGACCAACGCGCAGATCGTGGACAACGACGTGTCGCAGGGCGGACTGCTGATCGCCCCCTGGAACCACGCCAACGCGCCCGTGCTGGTGCGCGACAACCGGGGATACACCACCCGCGCCCGGAACAGCGTCACGGTGCCGGCGGGGGCCACCACGCTCTCGGTCGCGCACGGCCTGAACCGCGACATCGAGAGCGTGAACAACGTGCGCATCACGCCGCGATCCAACCTGGGCGGGCTGGACTACTGGGTGACCGACCCCACGCCGGGAGACGGCGCCTTCACCATCAACCTGTCGGCCGCCGCGCCGGCGGGCGGGGCCTCGTTCTCGTACGAGGCGTGGTCCGACCGCATGACCGCCTACTGA
- the thrA gene encoding bifunctional aspartate kinase/homoserine dehydrogenase I, with amino-acid sequence MPPERLVVHKFGGTSLAGAERYRAVAEIVLARPEPRRAMVVSAMAGVTDGLVRAVRLAGARDAAYEREIAALRERHRRTAAELLPPAEAESVAEAMERELADVHDVLRAAWILRHAPRGGADMVSGVGEVWSARLLAAYLGTRGAGGAWLDAREVLVAEPGETTARVDWPATRERLRAWEAARGGIPPMLVVTGFVASTAAGVPATLGRNGSDFSASIFGALLGADEIHIWTDVDGVMSANPRLVPEAIVLDRLSYREAMELAHFGARVVHPATMGPAVERGIPLYIRNTFRPDAPGTRIDADGAPVRMVKGLSTVEGVALLNLEGPGMRDVPGTAHRLFAALREAGVEPLMVSQGSSQNSICLAVPAALAGAARGAADAAFFAERHHGQVRETEVDADCCLLAVVGDGMAGNPGVAARFFGALGKAGVNIRAIAQGSSERNISVVVGGSEAERALRAAHAGLYLSGQTLSIGVIGSGVVGAALLDQLAARAPAIRRERNVDLRVRAICTSRAMARDDRGIALGGWRGEMARGDAPDLDAFAAHVQTEHLPHAVIVDCTADESIARRYAEWLRRGIHVVTPNKRANTLELDYYRQLRALGRGAGGHYLYETTVGAGLPIIQTLRDLIDTGDEVQRIEGVLSGTLSYLFNAFDGVRPFSELVGEARREGFTEPDPRDDLSGADVARKVVILGREMGLEMEMADVELEGLVPDGLRGGSVDDFLRRLGEHDEPMTRMWRDAHGRGERLRFVGAVERDGRATVRLRAYPATHAFARLNRTDNLVQFQTRRYTPNPLIVQGPGAGPEVTAGGVFADLLRLASYLGGAS; translated from the coding sequence ATGCCCCCGGAACGCCTGGTGGTGCACAAGTTCGGCGGGACCAGCCTGGCCGGCGCGGAGCGCTACCGCGCCGTGGCGGAGATCGTCCTCGCGCGCCCCGAGCCGCGGCGCGCCATGGTCGTCAGCGCCATGGCGGGGGTGACGGACGGGCTGGTGCGCGCGGTGCGGCTGGCGGGCGCCCGCGACGCCGCGTACGAGCGCGAGATCGCGGCGCTGCGCGAGCGCCACCGCCGGACCGCCGCCGAGCTCCTCCCGCCCGCCGAGGCGGAATCGGTCGCCGAGGCGATGGAGCGCGAGCTGGCCGACGTGCACGACGTGCTGCGCGCCGCCTGGATCCTGCGCCACGCCCCGCGCGGCGGCGCCGACATGGTGTCCGGCGTGGGCGAGGTCTGGTCCGCGCGGCTGCTGGCCGCGTACCTGGGCACGCGCGGCGCGGGCGGCGCCTGGCTGGACGCGCGCGAGGTGCTGGTCGCCGAGCCCGGCGAGACGACGGCGCGGGTGGACTGGCCCGCCACGCGCGAGCGGCTGCGCGCGTGGGAAGCGGCGCGCGGCGGCATCCCCCCGATGCTCGTGGTAACCGGCTTTGTCGCCTCCACCGCGGCGGGCGTCCCCGCCACGCTGGGGCGGAACGGGAGCGACTTCTCCGCCTCCATCTTCGGCGCGCTGCTGGGGGCCGACGAGATCCACATCTGGACCGACGTGGACGGGGTGATGAGCGCCAACCCGCGCCTCGTCCCCGAGGCCATCGTCCTCGACCGCCTGAGCTACCGCGAGGCGATGGAGCTGGCGCACTTCGGCGCCAGGGTCGTCCACCCGGCGACGATGGGGCCCGCGGTGGAGCGCGGCATCCCCCTCTACATCCGCAACACCTTCCGCCCGGACGCGCCGGGAACGCGCATCGACGCCGACGGCGCCCCGGTGCGCATGGTGAAGGGGCTTTCCACGGTGGAGGGCGTGGCCCTGCTGAACCTGGAGGGGCCGGGGATGCGCGACGTGCCCGGCACCGCGCACCGCCTGTTCGCCGCGCTCCGCGAGGCCGGCGTGGAGCCGCTGATGGTGTCGCAGGGAAGCTCGCAGAACTCCATCTGCCTGGCCGTGCCCGCCGCGCTGGCCGGCGCGGCGCGCGGGGCGGCCGACGCGGCCTTCTTCGCCGAGCGCCACCACGGGCAGGTGCGTGAGACCGAGGTCGACGCCGACTGCTGCCTCCTCGCGGTCGTGGGCGACGGGATGGCGGGGAACCCCGGCGTGGCCGCGCGCTTCTTCGGCGCGCTGGGGAAGGCGGGCGTGAACATCCGCGCGATCGCGCAGGGCTCGTCGGAGCGCAACATCTCCGTGGTGGTCGGCGGAAGCGAGGCCGAGCGTGCCTTGCGCGCCGCGCACGCCGGGCTGTACCTGTCCGGGCAGACGCTCTCCATCGGGGTGATCGGCAGCGGCGTGGTGGGAGCGGCGCTGCTGGACCAGCTGGCCGCGCGCGCCCCCGCCATCCGCCGCGAGCGCAACGTGGACCTGCGCGTGCGCGCCATCTGCACCTCGCGCGCGATGGCGCGGGACGATCGCGGCATCGCGCTCGGCGGCTGGCGGGGGGAGATGGCGCGCGGCGACGCGCCGGATCTGGACGCCTTCGCCGCGCACGTGCAGACCGAGCACCTGCCGCACGCGGTGATCGTGGACTGCACGGCCGACGAGTCCATCGCGCGGCGGTACGCGGAGTGGCTGCGGCGCGGCATCCACGTGGTGACGCCGAACAAGCGCGCGAACACGCTGGAGCTGGACTACTACCGCCAGCTGCGGGCGCTGGGGCGCGGCGCGGGCGGGCACTACCTGTACGAGACCACGGTCGGCGCGGGGCTCCCCATCATCCAGACGCTGCGCGACCTGATCGACACGGGCGACGAGGTGCAGCGCATCGAGGGCGTCCTTTCGGGGACGCTGTCGTACCTCTTCAACGCCTTCGACGGGGTGCGGCCGTTCTCGGAACTGGTCGGCGAGGCGCGGCGCGAGGGGTTCACCGAGCCCGACCCGCGCGACGACCTGTCCGGCGCCGACGTGGCCCGGAAGGTGGTGATCCTGGGACGGGAGATGGGACTGGAGATGGAGATGGCGGACGTGGAGCTGGAAGGACTGGTGCCCGACGGGCTGCGCGGCGGGAGCGTGGACGACTTCCTCCGCCGCCTGGGCGAGCACGACGAGCCGATGACGCGGATGTGGCGCGACGCGCACGGGCGCGGCGAGCGGCTGCGCTTCGTCGGCGCCGTCGAGCGGGACGGGCGGGCGACGGTGCGGCTGCGCGCCTATCCGGCCACGCACGCATTCGCGCGGCTGAACCGCACCGACAACCTGGTGCAGTTCCAGACGCGGCGGTACACGCCCAACCCGCTGATCGTGCAGGGCCCCGGCGCCGGGCCGGAGGTCACGGCCGGCGGCGTCTTCGCGGACCTGCTGCGCCTGGCCTCGTACCTGGGGGGCGCCTCGTGA